A single Dethiosulfovibrio salsuginis DNA region contains:
- a CDS encoding alpha/beta fold hydrolase, with the protein MSFIEARGSYGDKTVRITAVEGENPSRVICLFHGVYGAASRKEGDKYWLLANKLAKGASVCLIETSRKVRDKWGFSDPQMWVQSAFSGKTYRQELYDQMSGLAEVRRSFVGLPVCLWGFSLGGINSLIIAGRQAEALVLEEGFTPPEVGEIEGVIVSGSGDSLKPQSSFHMDLPIIDSICDREVLHRACRSIDRGWARFFWGDMDGTFDRDSAYRLFELTGTEDKAFHVVPGADHSFRNLEGVPSSEPLDYMIDRLQVRQLQGQPGV; encoded by the coding sequence TTGTCGTTTATAGAGGCTAGAGGAAGTTATGGCGATAAAACCGTCAGGATCACCGCGGTTGAGGGGGAGAATCCCTCCAGGGTTATCTGCCTTTTTCACGGGGTTTACGGCGCTGCTTCACGAAAAGAGGGGGATAAATACTGGCTTTTGGCGAACAAACTGGCCAAAGGGGCGTCGGTCTGTCTCATAGAGACCAGCAGAAAGGTCCGGGATAAGTGGGGCTTCAGCGACCCTCAGATGTGGGTTCAATCCGCTTTCTCCGGCAAAACCTACCGTCAGGAGCTTTACGATCAGATGTCCGGTCTGGCGGAGGTCCGCAGGTCTTTCGTAGGGCTTCCTGTCTGTCTGTGGGGTTTCTCCCTAGGTGGCATAAACTCGCTGATTATCGCCGGTAGACAGGCTGAAGCTCTGGTCCTCGAGGAGGGGTTCACCCCTCCTGAGGTCGGCGAAATAGAGGGGGTCATTGTCTCGGGCAGCGGCGATTCCCTTAAGCCCCAGTCGTCCTTTCATATGGACCTGCCTATAATCGATTCCATATGCGACAGAGAGGTTCTCCACCGGGCCTGTCGGTCCATAGACCGAGGGTGGGCCCGGTTTTTCTGGGGCGACATGGACGGCACTTTCGATAGAGACTCAGCCTATCGGCTTTTCGAGCTAACCGGGACGGAGGACAAGGCCTTTCACGTCGTCCCAGGGGCGGATCACTCCTTTCGCAACCTGGAAGGCGTGCCTTCCTCGGAGCCATTGGATTACATGATCGATAGGTTGCAGGTCCGTCAGCTCCAGGGCCAGCCGGGGGTGTAG